From the Brevibacillus choshinensis genome, one window contains:
- a CDS encoding gamma carbonic anhydrase, producing the protein MLLLSFENVNPRIHPSVFLAKGVVVSGDVEIGEDSSIWYNTVIRGDIAPTVIGRRVSVQDNSTLHQSPNNPLILEDEVTVGHNAVLHSCIVRRGALIGMGSIIMDKAEIGEDAMVAAGALVPPGMKVPPRTLVVGNPAKVKRELTEADYKELIRIRQSYVDKGKTYRQLEQAPLDRE; encoded by the coding sequence ATGTTACTGCTATCATTTGAAAATGTCAATCCACGCATTCATCCATCCGTATTCCTCGCGAAAGGTGTTGTCGTTTCTGGCGATGTAGAAATTGGCGAGGATTCCTCGATCTGGTACAACACCGTCATCCGTGGTGATATTGCCCCGACGGTTATCGGTCGACGTGTGAGCGTACAAGACAACAGCACCCTGCACCAGAGCCCGAATAATCCTCTGATTTTGGAAGATGAAGTAACGGTTGGTCACAACGCTGTTCTGCACAGCTGTATCGTCAGACGCGGAGCCTTAATTGGGATGGGCTCCATCATTATGGATAAAGCTGAAATTGGTGAGGACGCGATGGTCGCGGCCGGAGCGCTCGTGCCTCCTGGGATGAAGGTCCCTCCTCGCACGCTCGTGGTCGGCAACCCAGCAAAGGTCAAACGCGAACTGACAGAAGCGGATTACAAAGAGCTTATCCGTATTCGCCAATCGTATGTGGATAAAGGAAAAACCTACCGTCAGCTGGAACAAGCGCCGCTGGACAGAGAATAA
- a CDS encoding DMT family transporter has product MILLNYIVMCLIFGTTFLAIKVGIDAGASPFFSAGIRFFLAGFILFLWMVWKKKASLSLLFTKEMFLTGLGLTFGVFASLYWAEQYLSSGIAAILSATAPLLILLLQTFLSRQKLSGSAWVGCLVGLAGVVILLLPGLTIDFNKYWLLGCLVVLFGQIFYSGGAVYSRHVIQRFQHTSPIALNAAQMMHGGFLLLLLSLFTEQAHIASMFTPTAIFSLVYLIFVGSMMGHTIFYWLVAKTNPVFPSTWLYISPLISLCLGAVLYHEPLTILSLVGGITIIVGIVLVNLENLKKLVNKKAGVLPSISNQR; this is encoded by the coding sequence ATGATACTGCTCAACTATATCGTGATGTGTTTAATCTTCGGTACGACCTTTTTGGCCATAAAAGTCGGGATAGATGCAGGCGCGTCGCCCTTTTTCTCAGCGGGTATTCGTTTTTTTCTAGCTGGCTTTATTTTATTTCTTTGGATGGTCTGGAAAAAGAAAGCGAGCCTGTCGCTCTTGTTCACGAAAGAGATGTTCCTGACAGGTCTAGGGCTTACCTTTGGTGTCTTCGCCTCTTTGTACTGGGCAGAGCAGTATTTAAGCTCTGGGATTGCCGCTATCTTATCGGCAACAGCGCCTCTACTTATTCTGCTGCTACAGACGTTCCTTTCTCGACAAAAGCTCTCCGGCTCAGCTTGGGTCGGTTGTCTCGTTGGGTTAGCAGGTGTTGTCATCTTGCTCTTACCAGGTCTTACCATCGACTTCAATAAGTACTGGCTGCTTGGGTGCTTGGTGGTCTTATTTGGTCAAATCTTTTATTCTGGTGGCGCTGTCTATTCTCGTCATGTCATCCAGCGATTCCAGCATACGTCACCCATTGCACTCAATGCCGCTCAGATGATGCATGGCGGATTCCTGCTTCTGCTGTTATCGTTGTTTACAGAGCAGGCGCATATCGCATCCATGTTTACTCCGACAGCTATCTTTTCACTTGTTTATTTAATCTTCGTCGGATCCATGATGGGACACACCATTTTTTATTGGCTCGTAGCCAAAACCAATCCGGTATTCCCTTCTACCTGGCTATATATCTCTCCATTAATCTCCCTCTGCTTAGGGGCAGTCCTCTATCATGAGCCGCTAACCATCTTGTCGCTGGTAGGAGGAATTACGATTATCGTTGGCATCGTTCTGGTCAATTTGGAAAACTTGAAAAAGCTAGTGAACAAAAAGGCAGGCGTTTTGCCTTCCATCAGTAACCAAAGATAA
- a CDS encoding iron-sulfur cluster biosynthesis family protein, with the protein MIIITPHAAARLALLIAEEPDSDKLGIKLIPTTTGCGSFTYSIAITEAQKGDHELELCGIRFLYQDEEAEQLTGTIIDCDATTGRFSIIHPRPLQNDCTHIH; encoded by the coding sequence GTGATTATCATTACCCCACACGCAGCAGCACGCCTTGCCCTGTTGATCGCTGAAGAGCCTGATTCAGACAAGCTCGGGATAAAACTCATTCCTACGACAACGGGTTGTGGGAGCTTTACCTACAGTATTGCGATCACCGAAGCACAGAAGGGCGATCATGAGCTGGAACTCTGCGGAATTCGTTTTCTGTACCAAGATGAAGAGGCGGAACAACTGACTGGCACGATCATCGATTGCGACGCTACGACCGGGCGGTTTTCAATCATTCATCCTCGGCCATTGCAAAATGATTGTACGCACATACATTGA
- a CDS encoding IseA DL-endopeptidase inhibitor family protein, producing the protein MNSLDELRMFKQFIHAAELVWTQIATSPRGKPVYTINNVDFTPLPERYNSKRKISRIFRRYWGRQLSETMIRNLNLRLVKGKLCVPYGEIPPFPTVVQSLQLKLNRPNQKVVSVVLSGANKKVRVDYRLIRVGATAPYTIMKRSGKEYDRRYRPPVASSAAKAKAKPAPKPAPKPASKPVAKPKPMSNGRKKLLKTP; encoded by the coding sequence GTGAATTCCTTGGATGAATTGCGTATGTTCAAACAGTTTATCCATGCGGCCGAACTAGTCTGGACTCAGATCGCCACCTCGCCTAGAGGGAAGCCTGTCTATACGATCAACAATGTAGATTTCACACCCCTGCCGGAGAGGTACAACTCGAAGCGAAAAATTTCCCGCATCTTTCGTCGTTACTGGGGGAGACAGCTAAGCGAGACGATGATTCGCAATCTGAATCTGCGTCTGGTCAAAGGGAAGCTCTGTGTCCCGTACGGCGAAATTCCACCATTCCCTACCGTAGTACAATCGTTGCAGCTCAAGTTAAATCGTCCCAATCAGAAAGTAGTTTCAGTGGTGTTGAGCGGAGCAAACAAAAAGGTTCGGGTCGATTATCGATTGATTCGTGTGGGAGCTACGGCCCCTTATACGATCATGAAAAGGTCAGGCAAGGAATACGATCGACGGTACCGACCACCAGTCGCAAGTAGTGCAGCAAAGGCGAAAGCGAAACCTGCACCGAAACCTGCACCGAAACCTGCATCAAAGCCAGTAGCAAAACCAAAACCAATGTCCAATGGAAGAAAAAAGCTCCTCAAAACCCCGTAA
- the asnB gene encoding asparagine synthase (glutamine-hydrolyzing) — MCGIVGWIDWEKDLSQERPVLQAMTHCLTKRGPDAEGFWVTPRVAFGHRRLVVVDPAGGQQPMTAFQNEYACTMIYNGELYNTEDLRAELLAAGHTFQSHSDTEVLLHTYLEWGTECVSRLNGIFAFAIWDERASRLFVARDRMGVKPLFYAQRGSSFLFASELKSLLAHPDVKPVLSREGLAEVFAISPARTPGHGVFRDVYEVRPGYSLVVTRDGVKQQRYWRLESHPHTDNAEDTAKRVRELVSDSIHRQLVADVPVSTLLSGGLDSSVITAVAAQSFKKEGRGTLHTYSIDYVDNARHFQASAFQPNEDAPFVKLVSQYLGTHHHNIVFDTGELIDALKTATLARDLPGMADVDASLYLFCREIKKETTVVLSGECADEVFGGYPWFHREEMLNAGTFPWARATKERASWLAPELKDWVKPEEYVAMRYEETIDEVPQLPGENPFEARRREMFYLNITWFMNTLLDRKDRMSMAASLEARVPFCDHRIVEYVWNIPWELKTYGNREKGILRKAMEGYLPDEVLYRKKSPYPKTHNPSYTEGVRTWLLDILNDSTSPLLPLIDVPTIRRIAESDAQASSIPFFGQLMSTPQLFAYLGQLDYWLREYHVSIEA, encoded by the coding sequence ATGTGTGGAATCGTAGGTTGGATTGATTGGGAAAAAGACCTTTCCCAGGAGCGTCCGGTTTTGCAAGCAATGACGCACTGTTTGACGAAACGTGGGCCTGATGCGGAAGGCTTCTGGGTCACTCCACGTGTTGCGTTCGGACATCGTCGATTGGTCGTCGTCGATCCGGCTGGCGGACAACAGCCCATGACGGCTTTCCAAAACGAATATGCGTGTACCATGATTTACAATGGTGAACTGTACAATACCGAAGATTTGCGTGCGGAGCTGCTGGCAGCTGGTCACACGTTCCAATCCCACTCCGATACGGAAGTACTGCTGCACACGTACCTCGAATGGGGAACGGAATGCGTCAGTCGCCTCAACGGGATCTTCGCCTTTGCGATCTGGGATGAACGTGCTTCGCGTCTGTTCGTTGCTCGAGATCGGATGGGGGTAAAACCTTTATTTTATGCACAACGGGGCAGTTCCTTTCTCTTTGCCTCTGAGCTGAAATCCTTGCTCGCTCATCCCGATGTCAAGCCTGTTCTCTCACGCGAAGGATTGGCTGAGGTGTTCGCCATCAGTCCAGCCCGCACACCCGGTCATGGCGTTTTCCGTGATGTTTACGAGGTTCGCCCAGGCTACTCCCTCGTCGTCACCCGAGATGGTGTCAAACAACAACGTTATTGGCGATTGGAAAGCCATCCGCATACGGACAATGCGGAGGATACTGCCAAACGGGTAAGGGAACTGGTATCAGATTCCATCCATCGTCAGTTAGTGGCGGATGTCCCTGTCTCCACTCTACTCTCAGGTGGATTGGACTCCAGTGTAATCACTGCAGTTGCTGCTCAATCCTTCAAAAAGGAAGGGCGCGGGACCCTGCATACCTATTCAATCGATTATGTAGACAATGCCCGACACTTTCAAGCGAGCGCATTCCAGCCCAATGAGGACGCACCATTTGTGAAGCTCGTTTCGCAATATTTAGGGACCCATCACCACAACATTGTGTTTGATACGGGTGAGCTGATCGATGCGCTGAAAACTGCGACGCTCGCCCGTGATTTACCGGGGATGGCAGATGTGGATGCATCCCTTTACCTCTTTTGTCGAGAAATCAAGAAAGAGACGACCGTCGTCCTCTCAGGTGAATGCGCGGACGAAGTCTTTGGCGGTTATCCCTGGTTCCATCGGGAGGAAATGCTGAATGCCGGTACGTTCCCTTGGGCCAGAGCAACCAAAGAACGCGCTTCCTGGTTGGCACCGGAGCTCAAAGACTGGGTGAAGCCGGAAGAGTACGTCGCGATGCGGTACGAAGAAACAATCGATGAAGTGCCGCAATTGCCAGGCGAGAACCCTTTTGAGGCACGCCGACGAGAAATGTTTTACCTCAACATTACGTGGTTCATGAATACTCTTCTGGATCGCAAAGACCGGATGAGTATGGCGGCAAGTCTCGAAGCTCGTGTTCCATTTTGCGATCATCGCATCGTCGAGTATGTCTGGAACATCCCGTGGGAGCTGAAGACTTATGGCAACCGCGAAAAAGGCATCTTGCGAAAAGCGATGGAAGGTTACTTGCCGGATGAAGTCCTCTATCGGAAAAAGAGCCCGTATCCCAAGACGCACAATCCTTCTTACACAGAGGGTGTTCGTACCTGGCTATTGGATATTTTGAATGACTCAACATCTCCATTGCTGCCTCTGATCGACGTCCCTACCATTCGGCGTATTGCTGAATCAGATGCACAGGCATCCAGCATTCCGTTTTTCGGTCAGTTAATGAGTACTCCACAATTGTTTGCTTACTTAGGGCAACTAGATTACTGGCTTAGGGAATACCACGTCTCGATCGAAGCGTAA
- the yfkAB gene encoding radical SAM/CxCxxxxC motif protein YfkAB, with protein MIRMVPTTPLTPKQDPWEPLAGATPPAYKLTSVEFTVTNLCNLRCEHCAVGDTLRYKDDPALPVDLILRRLDEARDLLTLSITGGEPMYSERTVKEVILPILKYATDRGLRTQINSNMSMPFSRYELILPYIDVMHISWNWSTPEEFHDIVYAKARQAVSSKQAEALFNSMLDSSRKLADAGVFVSAETMLNHRTWPKLVTLHQQIQEMGARRHEVHPMYASDFARDLDVLQLDELRAAVHHMLDIRNEDLWMLFGTLPFFACSPVEADRELIKRLREAKNVTTRNDPDGRNRLNVNIFTGEVIVTDFGDVEPLGNIQSDQLQTMFDTWQKHSLNEKISCYCPEAQCAGPNLLVANTYYNETDFTQRKALV; from the coding sequence TTGATCCGCATGGTTCCGACTACACCACTCACACCTAAGCAAGATCCATGGGAGCCGTTGGCGGGTGCGACACCACCAGCCTACAAGCTGACTAGCGTCGAATTTACCGTAACGAATCTGTGCAATCTCCGTTGTGAGCATTGTGCAGTGGGTGATACATTGCGTTACAAGGACGATCCTGCTCTACCCGTTGACCTAATCCTGCGACGTCTGGATGAAGCACGTGATCTTCTCACTCTCAGTATAACAGGCGGCGAACCGATGTACAGCGAGCGTACAGTCAAAGAGGTCATCCTGCCTATCCTGAAGTATGCGACCGATCGAGGGCTGCGAACACAGATCAATTCCAACATGTCCATGCCATTCTCGCGCTATGAACTGATCCTTCCCTACATAGATGTCATGCACATTTCGTGGAACTGGTCTACTCCAGAAGAATTCCATGATATTGTTTACGCAAAAGCAAGACAGGCGGTTTCATCCAAACAGGCAGAAGCTCTGTTCAACAGCATGCTGGATAGTTCTAGAAAGCTAGCGGATGCCGGTGTGTTTGTCTCCGCCGAAACGATGCTGAACCATCGGACATGGCCAAAGCTTGTGACTCTTCACCAGCAAATCCAAGAGATGGGTGCCCGTCGCCACGAAGTCCATCCGATGTACGCGAGCGACTTTGCCCGTGATCTCGACGTCCTCCAGCTAGATGAGCTGCGAGCCGCGGTTCACCATATGCTCGATATCCGCAATGAAGATCTGTGGATGCTGTTTGGCACCTTGCCCTTTTTCGCTTGCAGCCCAGTCGAAGCAGATCGCGAGCTTATCAAGCGCTTGCGAGAAGCTAAAAATGTAACGACTCGCAATGATCCGGATGGTCGCAATCGCCTCAACGTGAATATTTTTACGGGTGAAGTGATCGTAACGGATTTTGGTGATGTCGAGCCGCTCGGAAACATTCAGTCTGATCAGCTTCAAACGATGTTTGACACCTGGCAGAAGCATTCGCTCAACGAAAAAATCAGCTGCTACTGCCCAGAAGCCCAGTGTGCCGGTCCCAATTTACTGGTTGCCAATACCTACTACAACGAAACCGACTTTACCCAGCGCAAGGCTTTGGTCTAA
- a CDS encoding LysM peptidoglycan-binding domain-containing protein, with translation MNYVVRAGDTLNSIAARFGVPVQELIRVNNIAYPYYIYVGQTIYIPTATTPAPTPPPMSDFDRRLTRAEYRIDALRDDYTKLSDRVDRLETRINRLETRVTNLERPVPPPPRPRPTTTPTPRPTTTPTPRPRQ, from the coding sequence GTGAACTATGTAGTCCGTGCGGGAGACACATTAAACAGCATCGCTGCCCGCTTTGGCGTACCTGTCCAGGAACTAATCCGTGTCAATAATATTGCGTATCCCTACTACATTTACGTCGGTCAAACAATCTACATCCCCACTGCCACTACGCCGGCCCCGACTCCTCCCCCCATGAGCGACTTCGACCGTCGCCTGACACGTGCTGAGTATCGAATCGATGCTTTGCGGGACGACTATACGAAGTTGAGTGACCGTGTCGATCGTCTGGAGACTCGCATAAACAGACTGGAAACGCGCGTTACGAATCTGGAGCGCCCAGTACCACCACCTCCTCGTCCGCGTCCGACCACCACACCTACTCCGCGTCCGACCACTACACCGACTCCGCGACCTAGACAATAG
- a CDS encoding S-layer homology domain-containing protein translates to MNLQNFKARSAQDLKKILAGAVLAGMLAVPNMGLAATALPLSDIAKNTNKDAILKLNYAGVLKGYTDGTFRPDKEVTRAEFAKIAVLAMGYTDDQANLLKGSTKFKDLPSSHWATGYINLAVSQGIIKGYPDGTFKPDSNVKIAEALTVYVQGLKINVNASNTSEWYYPYLLAADKAGIYDTKETPTIPAKRDIVAKYTDRFMETPVYANGSYYDKDGNADGTIKKLPVVKGTVTSYDKSSKKLKLAGQSGDITISDSAQVYGNVVVGAQVEYIVKSGKVSFLTVSTAEANIVEGVVKTGLNFTTAVGDEKKFKAIVNGKEVVLEVENGVSVSRSQIGQKFVAVMDEDGKVASITFSKNTTVGTVEKVSSVSGSNSKKEIKVDGTTYVLTTSATVKEKAHPQAKEVSSSFSDIEKGDAVELTMDVDGKVTAATITKLSVVEPIRVDTDENMISFDGYDYEVLEDTELLVDEDEVSELDDLKNNQVAILTFDTNGNLKKIEQGVGVASNKLIEDTTAYQAGNPEKLATIKVEGKIYSILTTAKLTVNEESVSPTSIGTDDLNDYRIITWKYNVGTKNIVELTLEKQTVTGYVTKKSGDKITVGGKVYQLASGVTIDSDAASNDKEYTLTLNNAGKVKAVTGAARKVSGVVDSVEVRKEDGKVISAIVEVNGKKYDVSDEDAIKDVDQFEYATLTLNRDGDVTAASAQGKKAQSDVKFVGIESRVNGDKYVFFDDVSSSMKMAKDAQIKYYDGSELDEDEIKTTDKVDLWTNASGQVYVIVVAKR, encoded by the coding sequence ATGAATTTGCAAAACTTTAAAGCACGATCTGCACAAGATCTGAAGAAAATACTCGCTGGAGCTGTTTTGGCTGGGATGCTGGCTGTACCGAACATGGGACTTGCCGCGACTGCCCTGCCGCTATCGGATATCGCTAAAAACACGAATAAAGACGCGATTCTAAAATTGAACTACGCAGGAGTATTGAAAGGCTACACCGATGGAACATTCCGACCAGACAAGGAAGTAACGCGCGCTGAGTTTGCGAAAATCGCCGTACTCGCTATGGGGTACACGGATGATCAGGCAAACCTGCTGAAAGGTTCCACCAAGTTCAAAGACTTGCCTTCTAGCCATTGGGCAACAGGATACATCAATTTGGCAGTGTCTCAAGGAATTATCAAAGGCTACCCGGATGGCACGTTCAAACCAGATAGCAACGTAAAAATCGCTGAGGCACTGACCGTTTACGTACAAGGCTTGAAAATCAATGTAAACGCATCGAACACAAGCGAGTGGTATTACCCGTACCTGTTGGCGGCAGATAAAGCGGGGATCTACGATACGAAGGAAACACCGACTATTCCGGCCAAACGCGATATTGTTGCCAAGTACACAGATCGATTCATGGAAACGCCAGTGTATGCAAATGGCTCCTACTATGACAAAGATGGTAACGCAGACGGAACCATCAAAAAGCTGCCAGTTGTGAAAGGAACGGTTACTTCTTACGACAAGTCATCGAAAAAACTCAAGTTGGCAGGACAGAGTGGCGATATCACGATCTCTGACTCTGCTCAAGTGTACGGAAATGTCGTTGTGGGAGCACAAGTCGAATACATCGTGAAAAGCGGAAAAGTATCCTTCTTGACCGTTTCTACTGCGGAAGCCAACATCGTTGAGGGTGTAGTGAAGACCGGGTTGAACTTCACCACAGCAGTGGGGGATGAGAAAAAGTTTAAAGCGATCGTAAATGGCAAAGAGGTTGTGCTGGAAGTGGAAAATGGCGTGAGCGTTTCGCGTTCCCAAATCGGCCAAAAATTCGTCGCTGTGATGGATGAGGATGGAAAAGTAGCCTCTATCACATTCTCGAAAAACACAACAGTAGGAACCGTGGAAAAAGTCTCATCTGTGAGCGGATCCAATTCGAAAAAAGAGATCAAGGTAGATGGAACGACGTACGTCCTGACGACGTCTGCTACTGTAAAAGAAAAAGCGCATCCGCAAGCCAAGGAAGTGTCAAGCTCCTTTAGTGACATTGAAAAAGGTGATGCCGTCGAATTGACGATGGACGTGGATGGCAAAGTCACAGCAGCTACCATCACAAAGCTGAGTGTCGTAGAACCTATTCGTGTCGATACGGATGAAAATATGATCAGCTTTGACGGATACGACTACGAAGTATTGGAAGATACGGAGCTTCTCGTAGATGAAGACGAAGTGTCCGAGCTCGATGACCTGAAGAACAATCAGGTAGCCATCCTCACGTTTGACACGAATGGCAATCTGAAAAAAATCGAGCAAGGCGTGGGAGTCGCGAGCAACAAGCTGATTGAGGATACGACTGCGTATCAGGCTGGCAATCCGGAGAAGCTCGCTACCATCAAGGTAGAAGGCAAGATTTATAGCATCTTGACCACTGCCAAGCTGACGGTTAACGAGGAAAGCGTGTCTCCAACCTCCATCGGCACGGATGATTTGAACGATTACAGAATCATCACCTGGAAATACAATGTCGGCACGAAAAATATCGTGGAGTTGACCTTGGAAAAACAAACGGTGACTGGCTATGTAACCAAAAAATCTGGTGATAAGATTACGGTTGGTGGAAAAGTATACCAATTGGCTTCTGGTGTTACGATTGACAGCGATGCTGCCTCCAACGACAAGGAATATACTCTTACACTAAACAACGCGGGCAAAGTGAAAGCTGTAACAGGTGCTGCGAGAAAAGTAAGTGGTGTAGTCGATTCTGTGGAGGTTCGTAAAGAGGACGGAAAAGTGATTTCCGCCATCGTTGAAGTGAATGGCAAGAAATACGATGTCAGCGACGAGGACGCAATCAAGGACGTAGATCAATTTGAATATGCGACATTGACGTTGAATCGTGATGGTGATGTGACAGCAGCTTCTGCGCAAGGGAAAAAGGCACAGAGCGACGTGAAATTCGTAGGCATTGAGTCTCGCGTAAATGGAGACAAATACGTATTCTTTGATGATGTGTCCAGCAGCATGAAAATGGCGAAGGACGCTCAGATCAAATATTACGATGGCTCTGAACTCGATGAAGACGAGATCAAAACAACAGACAAGGTTGACTTGTGGACAAATGCAAGCGGTCAAGTCTATGTAATCGTCGTCGCAAAACGATAA
- a CDS encoding alpha/beta-type small acid-soluble spore protein → MSKRRRPLVANSRNGLDALKAQVAQVDDPNQAKYEVARELDVPLQNGYNGQLSSHDAGRIGGRLGGSMVKEMVKMGMQAMQNKNSD, encoded by the coding sequence ATGAGCAAACGCAGGCGACCTCTCGTTGCGAACTCACGAAACGGACTGGATGCCCTGAAGGCACAGGTCGCTCAAGTCGATGACCCGAATCAGGCGAAGTATGAAGTTGCGCGTGAACTAGATGTTCCTCTGCAGAACGGGTACAATGGCCAGCTAAGCTCCCATGACGCCGGTCGTATCGGTGGACGTTTGGGCGGGAGCATGGTTAAGGAAATGGTCAAAATGGGCATGCAAGCCATGCAGAATAAAAATAGTGACTAA
- a CDS encoding aminotransferase-like domain-containing protein, whose protein sequence is MKRGVLSNDHSDKLFEQIYDYVLERIRRGEWKEHEKLPSVRTLALEFNVHRLTVFKAYQLLKQNQKVYVRDKSGYYVQPGHGLSLDSRNDPIVSAYVQESHLSEIHQVQATYQFSKALLDPNLLPNLYFSEYVKKVFDLYPKVLGTYSTIQGDQELRDALCDYFINHYHFYLNPDELLVTSGSQEAIDIVARVLIKPRDVVFLERPTYSPAIDVFRRQGATIVPIEIEEDGYDLDQVEKLLQTHKPRLFYLNPTFQNPTGYTIPVEQRKRLVELAAQYQCLLVEDDPYRDIYFGKKPPLPLFSYDTSGTVIYIRSFSKYIAPGLSIAIVACRPSVMNLLVRAKSLADSGTPHLNQKIFLHYFFSARMQQHLEKLRIALSIRKEMMEEEFSVTDWKWSSPAGGFNLWMMLPESVPMDDFLSKSIENSITFVPGSICDPLRESKSWIRVCYSYLNEQKLREGVQRLISVYSSVHQ, encoded by the coding sequence ATGAAAAGAGGGGTTCTTTCCAATGATCATTCCGACAAGCTTTTCGAACAGATATACGACTATGTTTTAGAACGAATCAGACGCGGAGAGTGGAAAGAGCATGAAAAGCTCCCATCTGTCCGTACGCTGGCACTGGAATTCAATGTCCATCGGCTCACGGTGTTTAAAGCCTACCAGTTGTTGAAACAAAATCAAAAAGTGTATGTAAGAGATAAATCGGGTTACTATGTACAGCCTGGCCATGGTTTGTCGTTGGATTCGCGTAATGATCCCATTGTTTCTGCCTACGTTCAAGAGAGTCATCTCTCGGAAATTCATCAGGTGCAGGCCACGTATCAATTTTCCAAAGCCCTACTCGATCCGAATCTTTTGCCAAACCTGTATTTTTCCGAATACGTGAAAAAGGTTTTTGATCTATATCCAAAAGTATTGGGAACGTATTCGACGATACAAGGTGATCAGGAGCTGCGAGATGCCCTATGTGATTATTTCATCAATCATTATCACTTTTACCTGAATCCGGACGAATTATTGGTCACCTCGGGCTCTCAAGAAGCCATTGATATAGTGGCCAGAGTCTTGATAAAGCCGAGAGACGTCGTTTTTCTGGAAAGACCGACATACAGCCCAGCCATCGATGTCTTTAGAAGACAGGGAGCTACAATCGTCCCCATCGAGATTGAAGAGGACGGGTATGACCTGGATCAAGTAGAAAAGCTCCTGCAAACCCATAAGCCGCGACTTTTTTATCTCAACCCTACCTTTCAAAATCCAACGGGCTACACGATCCCTGTAGAGCAACGAAAACGATTGGTGGAACTGGCTGCACAGTACCAATGCTTACTGGTAGAGGACGATCCTTATCGTGATATTTACTTTGGAAAAAAGCCGCCGTTGCCGCTGTTTTCCTATGATACGTCTGGGACGGTCATCTACATTCGCAGCTTTAGTAAATACATCGCGCCTGGCTTGAGCATCGCCATAGTCGCCTGCCGTCCGTCTGTAATGAACCTGTTGGTGAGAGCGAAGTCACTCGCAGACAGTGGGACTCCCCATTTGAATCAAAAGATCTTCTTGCACTATTTCTTTTCAGCACGAATGCAGCAGCATTTGGAGAAGCTCCGAATTGCTCTCTCCATTCGTAAGGAAATGATGGAGGAAGAGTTTTCTGTTACCGACTGGAAATGGTCTAGCCCGGCAGGAGGCTTCAACCTGTGGATGATGCTTCCTGAGTCTGTTCCCATGGATGATTTTCTCAGCAAAAGCATCGAGAATTCCATTACGTTTGTGCCCGGATCGATATGTGACCCACTTCGGGAGTCAAAATCATGGATAAGAGTGTGTTATTCCTATTTGAATGAGCAGAAATTGCGTGAAGGGGTGCAGCGGCTGATCAGCGTGTACTCATCTGTCCATCAATAA
- a CDS encoding DUF1385 domain-containing protein, which produces MIMGMSFSRGVLFHDRNVLACAEVKDGVIHLWAEKITIRTIGKLWYRIFFSFPWYYQLFHLLLAGYVIAAFLYPSWAVVDPMWIAVYIGGFHFVFPSVMKKFHGAEHKVFSHYGRKKMDAIGEIAKADIVNAGCSTNLVVWYFIGFVLTVFFLPLEWSVASGVATLLAGMFGDRFLRKYCGFAYKLSGFFQKHFTTKEPDRVHLETALRSYILFEHIRDMERRAA; this is translated from the coding sequence ATGATTATGGGAATGTCTTTTAGTCGTGGCGTCTTATTTCACGATCGGAATGTGTTGGCCTGTGCGGAAGTGAAAGACGGAGTCATCCATTTGTGGGCTGAAAAAATTACGATTCGAACCATCGGCAAGCTCTGGTACCGAATCTTTTTCTCCTTTCCTTGGTATTATCAGTTGTTTCATTTGCTGCTAGCTGGATACGTCATTGCTGCATTTTTGTATCCATCCTGGGCAGTTGTCGATCCCATGTGGATTGCGGTCTACATAGGAGGCTTTCATTTTGTCTTTCCAAGTGTGATGAAAAAATTCCACGGAGCAGAGCATAAAGTATTCAGTCATTATGGAAGAAAAAAGATGGACGCTATCGGGGAAATTGCGAAGGCGGATATCGTCAATGCGGGTTGCTCGACGAATCTGGTTGTCTGGTATTTCATCGGCTTTGTGCTCACTGTGTTTTTCCTGCCGTTGGAGTGGAGCGTTGCCAGCGGGGTGGCGACACTTCTGGCTGGGATGTTTGGTGATCGTTTTTTGCGCAAATACTGCGGTTTCGCTTACAAGCTGTCCGGGTTTTTCCAAAAGCATTTCACGACCAAGGAACCGGACCGCGTACACCTGGAGACAGCGCTGAGGTCGTATATCCTGTTCGAGCACATTCGGGATATGGAGCGTCGTGCAGCTTAA